One genomic region from Terriglobales bacterium encodes:
- a CDS encoding aminotransferase class V-fold PLP-dependent enzyme gives MPTDSAHDPLLRWRSEFPILDTTTYMISNSLGAMPRGVYDALRSYADAWATRGVRAWEEGWWGLETEVGDEIGELMNAPKGSVSTHQNVSLCQATVASCFDFAGKRNKIVFSDMNFPSVVYFWYAQQRRGARVHMVKTDDGITVPTERLLDAIDEETLLVPISHVVFRSSFIKDVPAIVEKAHKVGALVLLDTFQSLGTVPVDVQKLDVDFCTGGVLKWLCGGAGVGYLYVRPELGRKLEPTITGWFAHQDSFAFEIGPIRYADPPMRFMNGTTHLPALYACRPGLKIIREVGVERIREKSLRQTARLIRMAEERGWKVNTPRDPERRGGTVSIDMPNSREVCAQLLKRDILVDWRPKAGVRMSPHFYNKDEELDTAIAAVEQILSEMGVAAR, from the coding sequence ATGCCGACCGACTCCGCTCACGACCCTCTGCTGCGCTGGCGCAGCGAGTTTCCCATCCTCGACACCACCACCTACATGATCAGTAACTCGCTCGGCGCCATGCCCCGCGGCGTCTATGACGCGCTGCGCTCCTACGCCGACGCCTGGGCCACGCGCGGCGTGCGCGCCTGGGAAGAAGGATGGTGGGGACTGGAGACCGAAGTCGGCGACGAGATCGGCGAATTGATGAACGCCCCCAAGGGTTCGGTCTCGACCCATCAGAACGTCAGCCTGTGCCAGGCGACGGTGGCCTCCTGCTTCGACTTCGCGGGCAAGCGCAACAAGATCGTCTTCAGCGACATGAATTTCCCCTCGGTGGTCTATTTCTGGTACGCGCAGCAGCGGCGCGGCGCGCGCGTCCACATGGTGAAGACGGACGACGGCATCACCGTGCCCACCGAGCGCCTGCTGGACGCTATCGACGAAGAAACGTTGCTGGTGCCCATCTCGCACGTCGTCTTCCGCAGCTCGTTCATCAAGGACGTGCCGGCCATCGTCGAGAAGGCCCACAAGGTCGGAGCGCTGGTGCTGCTGGACACGTTCCAGTCCCTGGGCACGGTGCCAGTGGACGTGCAGAAGCTCGACGTCGATTTCTGCACCGGGGGCGTGCTGAAGTGGCTGTGCGGTGGCGCCGGCGTGGGTTATCTCTACGTGCGCCCCGAGCTGGGCCGCAAGCTCGAGCCGACCATTACAGGATGGTTCGCGCACCAGGATTCATTCGCCTTCGAGATCGGCCCCATCCGCTACGCGGACCCGCCGATGCGCTTCATGAACGGCACCACGCACCTGCCCGCACTCTACGCCTGCCGGCCGGGGCTGAAAATCATCCGCGAGGTGGGCGTGGAGCGCATCCGCGAAAAATCCCTGCGGCAGACGGCGCGGCTCATCCGCATGGCCGAGGAACGCGGCTGGAAGGTGAACACGCCGCGCGACCCCGAGCGGCGCGGCGGCACTGTCTCCATCGACATGCCCAATTCCAGGGAAGTGTGCGCGCAATTGCTGAAACGCGACATCCTGGTGGACTGGCGCCCCAAGGCGGGGGTGCGCATGTCGCCGCACTTCTATAACAAGGATGAGGAACTGGACACGGCCATTGCCGCGGTGGAGCAGATCCTGAGCGAAATGGGCGTGGCCGCGCGCTAG
- a CDS encoding S9 family peptidase — translation MVALLSTEVLAAEPKPVTPESFHTLTWVGDPQWSPADDRVVFTTSRSNDKRDGYDSNLWMVRADGSGLRQLTFLPGADSSPRWSEDGREILFVSTRNGSAQACILPGDGGEARCVTSFELDVSDARWIPGTRAISFVVRVPSDWKPGVRDAREMVKQKNPDLEKGVRVVRQAIYRAGKAYFNNLRPHLFTLDLESGELRQLTGGPADVAGYSFASDGKRIAVTFSHLGDDETDIGLARVHLLARDGSLIRELTSKPGYYGAPVWRPASAQVLVEQSSPEGFNDKVFLVDVESAAWNKMEHGFDGNFSAWRWSRDGKKLFALAEEKGDIHVWTFDPESWRAQRLTSGRRQLGIHSQMFATPGLSFSADAARFVASETVSDRPEELVIGTVADGATRPLTDLNKDWRAAHKLVPAEKFTFNARDGHPLDAWIIPPAWLKAGEKRPLVLEIHGGPRTQYGEHFMQEFQMLAGMNYGVLYVNPRGSTGYGEASTRATIDNWGGTPYEDLMDAVDAAIARYPWVDKDRLGVGGGSYGGYMTAWIIGHTTRFKAAVPMRGVYNFYSFPLTTDIPHFTEVEFGGLLWSDPAKYWKYSPLAYADVVKTPTLIIHSENDFRAPLPDAEQFYAALRLHGVPAEFVRYADEGHELSRSGRPDRRVDRLERIAAWFKRWLEPEGK, via the coding sequence TTGGTCGCACTTCTCTCGACCGAGGTGCTGGCAGCCGAGCCCAAGCCGGTCACGCCCGAGAGCTTCCATACGCTCACCTGGGTCGGCGATCCGCAGTGGTCTCCGGCCGACGACCGCGTCGTGTTCACCACCAGCCGCTCGAACGACAAGCGCGACGGCTACGACAGCAATCTGTGGATGGTGCGCGCGGACGGCAGCGGGCTCCGGCAACTCACCTTCCTGCCCGGCGCCGACAGTTCCCCGCGCTGGAGCGAAGACGGCCGCGAGATCCTGTTCGTCTCCACGCGTAACGGTTCGGCGCAGGCCTGCATCCTGCCCGGCGACGGCGGGGAAGCGCGTTGCGTGACTTCCTTTGAACTGGACGTCAGCGATGCACGCTGGATCCCGGGGACGCGCGCCATCAGCTTTGTCGTGCGCGTGCCGTCCGACTGGAAACCCGGCGTGCGTGATGCCAGGGAGATGGTCAAGCAGAAGAATCCGGACCTGGAGAAGGGAGTCCGGGTCGTCCGGCAGGCCATCTATCGCGCGGGCAAGGCCTACTTCAACAACCTGCGGCCTCACCTGTTCACCCTCGATCTGGAGAGCGGCGAACTGCGCCAGTTGACCGGCGGCCCGGCGGATGTGGCGGGCTACAGTTTCGCCTCCGATGGCAAGCGCATCGCCGTGACTTTCAGTCACCTGGGCGACGATGAAACCGATATCGGGCTGGCCCGCGTTCACCTGCTGGCGCGCGATGGCTCGCTGATCCGTGAACTCACCAGCAAGCCCGGCTACTACGGTGCGCCGGTCTGGCGTCCGGCGAGTGCGCAAGTGCTGGTGGAACAGAGCAGCCCGGAGGGATTCAACGACAAGGTCTTTCTTGTGGATGTTGAGAGCGCCGCTTGGAACAAGATGGAGCATGGCTTCGACGGCAACTTCTCCGCCTGGCGCTGGAGCCGCGATGGCAAGAAGCTGTTCGCCCTCGCCGAAGAGAAGGGCGACATCCACGTCTGGACGTTCGACCCCGAGAGCTGGCGCGCGCAGCGCCTTACCTCCGGGCGGCGGCAACTGGGCATCCATTCGCAGATGTTCGCCACCCCGGGTCTGAGCTTCTCGGCCGATGCCGCGCGCTTCGTCGCTTCTGAAACCGTTTCCGATCGGCCCGAAGAGCTGGTCATCGGCACGGTCGCTGATGGCGCCACGCGCCCACTCACCGACCTCAACAAGGACTGGCGTGCCGCGCACAAGCTCGTCCCGGCGGAGAAGTTCACCTTCAACGCGCGCGACGGACATCCCCTCGACGCCTGGATCATTCCACCGGCCTGGCTCAAGGCCGGCGAGAAGCGCCCCCTGGTGCTGGAGATCCACGGCGGCCCGCGCACCCAGTATGGCGAGCACTTCATGCAGGAGTTCCAGATGCTCGCGGGGATGAACTACGGCGTGTTGTACGTGAATCCGCGTGGCTCCACCGGCTACGGGGAGGCGTCCACACGCGCCACCATCGACAACTGGGGCGGCACACCCTATGAAGACTTGATGGACGCGGTGGACGCCGCCATCGCCCGCTACCCCTGGGTGGACAAGGACCGCCTGGGCGTGGGCGGCGGCAGCTATGGCGGATACATGACCGCGTGGATCATCGGCCACACCACTCGCTTCAAGGCCGCGGTGCCCATGCGCGGTGTCTACAACTTCTACAGCTTCCCGCTCACCACCGATATCCCGCACTTTACCGAGGTCGAGTTCGGCGGGCTGCTCTGGAGCGACCCCGCGAAATACTGGAAGTATTCACCCCTGGCGTACGCCGACGTCGTCAAGACTCCCACGCTCATCATCCACAGCGAGAACGATTTTCGCGCGCCCCTGCCGGATGCGGAGCAGTTCTACGCCGCGCTGCGGCTGCACGGCGTGCCGGCGGAGTTCGTCCGCTACGCCGACGAAGGGCACGAACTGTCGCGCTCCGGCCGTCCCGACCGCCGCGTCGACCGGCTGGAGCGCATCGCGGCCTGGTTCAAGCGCTGGCTGGAGCCGGAAGGAAAGTAG
- the trxA gene encoding thioredoxin, whose amino-acid sequence MAGNGILELTDATFDQDVLKSEQPVLVDFWAAWCGPCRAIAPIVDEVAQSYRGRVKVAKMDVDRSPATPQRYGVRGIPTLLVFKGGQVKEQIVGFVDRATIEKALDKHLS is encoded by the coding sequence ATGGCTGGTAACGGGATTTTGGAATTAACCGACGCAACATTCGACCAGGACGTGCTCAAGAGCGAGCAGCCGGTGCTGGTGGATTTCTGGGCCGCGTGGTGCGGCCCCTGTCGCGCAATCGCGCCCATCGTGGACGAGGTCGCGCAGAGCTACCGGGGTCGCGTCAAGGTCGCCAAGATGGACGTCGACCGCAGCCCGGCCACGCCGCAACGCTACGGCGTCCGCGGCATCCCTACGCTGCTGGTGTTCAAGGGCGGGCAGGTGAAGGAGCAGATCGTCGGCTTCGTCGACCGCGCCACCATCGAGAAGGCGCTCGACAAACACCTTTCCTAG
- a CDS encoding amidohydrolase family protein, translated as MSNPKTTGSAPPPALREGWVRASDLDEFLGRNLPVPTRVISNEEFFPLPQTPEQCAVEHHLLATASDAARRLGMTRRRFLQTSCGMAAAFAALNSVFGPFFTVDAAELFEPAAAAEKKAGYFIFDVQTHHVATEREAPAASKEFLQYLFNLRSGFATKLNPELAKREQAMADLQLENYIKEVFLDSETEVAVLSGLPAESEAVDVIPAEVMARTRAAVNELAKSRRLIIHGRFSPDLGARNREVMQQQAESLKIEAWKGYTGQSMVKGEPGWWLDDEKRSYPALEYTRKLGIRNICLHKGLPLFPGNDEYWSPRDVMKAAQDFPDLNFLLYHSGFKGLQDSLPAAQDGFQMTAYVPWVSDLCEWRRKNPKIGNVYMELGSTFGLMVATNPLLCCHVLGMILQAFGEDHVLWGTDSIWWGSPQWQIEAFRRLQMPEDLMKRFGYKPLTVEVKRKIFGLNGARLYGIDPKAKRNPIPGDYVDWLRKQYRESGLAAPSNTQYGWIRVA; from the coding sequence ATGAGCAATCCCAAGACCACAGGCTCAGCCCCCCCTCCCGCACTGCGCGAAGGCTGGGTCCGCGCCTCGGATTTGGACGAATTTCTGGGACGCAATCTTCCTGTTCCCACCCGCGTCATTTCCAATGAGGAGTTCTTTCCGTTGCCGCAGACGCCCGAGCAGTGCGCGGTGGAACACCACCTGCTGGCCACCGCCTCCGACGCCGCGCGGCGCCTCGGCATGACGCGCCGCCGCTTTCTCCAAACCTCGTGTGGCATGGCGGCCGCGTTCGCGGCGCTGAACAGCGTTTTCGGCCCCTTCTTCACCGTGGATGCGGCGGAATTGTTCGAGCCCGCTGCCGCAGCCGAGAAAAAAGCCGGCTACTTCATCTTCGACGTGCAGACCCACCATGTCGCCACTGAGCGCGAAGCGCCCGCCGCAAGCAAGGAATTCCTCCAATACCTCTTCAACCTGCGCAGCGGCTTTGCCACCAAGCTCAACCCGGAACTGGCCAAGCGCGAACAAGCGATGGCCGATCTGCAACTGGAGAACTACATCAAGGAGGTGTTCCTGGACAGTGAGACCGAAGTGGCCGTGCTCAGCGGCCTGCCTGCTGAGAGCGAAGCCGTCGACGTGATTCCAGCCGAAGTGATGGCCCGCACGCGGGCCGCCGTCAACGAACTGGCGAAGTCGCGCCGGCTGATCATCCATGGGAGGTTCTCACCTGACCTGGGAGCGCGCAACCGCGAAGTGATGCAGCAGCAGGCGGAGTCGCTGAAGATCGAAGCCTGGAAAGGCTACACCGGCCAGTCCATGGTGAAGGGCGAACCCGGCTGGTGGCTGGACGATGAAAAGCGCAGCTATCCGGCGCTGGAATACACCCGCAAGTTGGGCATCCGCAACATCTGCCTGCACAAAGGCCTGCCGCTGTTTCCCGGCAACGACGAGTACTGGAGCCCGCGCGACGTCATGAAGGCCGCCCAGGATTTTCCCGACCTGAACTTCCTGCTCTATCACTCCGGCTTTAAGGGGCTGCAGGACTCCCTGCCGGCGGCCCAGGATGGCTTCCAGATGACGGCCTACGTCCCCTGGGTCTCCGACCTGTGTGAGTGGCGGCGCAAGAACCCGAAGATAGGCAACGTCTACATGGAACTGGGCAGCACCTTCGGCCTGATGGTGGCTACCAATCCGCTACTGTGCTGCCACGTGCTCGGGATGATTCTGCAGGCCTTCGGGGAGGATCATGTGCTTTGGGGTACGGACTCGATCTGGTGGGGATCCCCGCAATGGCAGATTGAAGCTTTCCGGCGGCTCCAGATGCCGGAAGACCTGATGAAGCGCTTCGGCTACAAACCGCTCACCGTCGAGGTCAAACGCAAGATCTTCGGACTGAACGGCGCGCGGCTCTATGGCATCGACCCCAAGGCGAAGCGCAACCCCATACCGGGCGACTATGTGGACTGGCTGCGCAAACAGTACCGCGAGTCGGGACTGGCCGCGCCAAGCAACACCCAATACGGCTGGATACGCGTGGCATGA
- a CDS encoding YciI family protein, with product MIRTLLLISIVTLLAAFASGDEPARKAELQFLYRIQPTRAALLTSGPTPEEQAIVLEHFNYLKDLAARGVVILAGRTLNTDESSFGIVIFRAENEEAARRIMNGDPAVARGVMKATLFPYRVALMEGKPIP from the coding sequence ATGATTCGCACGCTGCTTCTGATTTCGATTGTCACGCTACTGGCGGCCTTCGCTTCCGGCGATGAGCCGGCCAGGAAAGCAGAACTGCAATTCCTCTACCGCATCCAGCCGACTCGCGCCGCCCTGCTTACCAGCGGTCCCACGCCGGAGGAACAGGCCATAGTCCTGGAACACTTCAACTACCTGAAGGACCTGGCCGCCAGGGGCGTGGTGATCCTCGCCGGGCGCACGCTGAACACCGATGAGTCCTCATTCGGCATCGTGATCTTCCGGGCCGAGAATGAAGAAGCCGCGCGCCGCATCATGAACGGCGACCCGGCGGTGGCCAGGGGCGTGATGAAGGCCACGCTGTTTCCCTATCGCGTGGCGCTAATGGAAGGCAAGCCCATTCCGTAA
- a CDS encoding DUF2207 domain-containing protein, with protein sequence MSRLALLLACLLSLSTVAQDLPEMPPDAAAEELAAAAEERILSFHSDITVYPDASMLVRETIKVRSTGEQIRRGIYRDFPTRYEDKFGNAYRVGFDIDEVLRDGRHDDYHTESLENGVRVYIGNKDVFLDPGEYTYTLAYRTHRQLGFFPDHDELYWNVTGNGWGFAIDNASATVTLPPGIARGDLKLEGYTGYQGATDQDYTAEVSEDGTAHFATTKMLAPNQGLTIVVSFPKGVIPEPTRDQKIAWFLADNRPALAAALGLLLVLGYYVVIWHRVGRDPDPGAIMPLYEPPQHLSPAAMRHLVNMGFDDKTFAAAVLNMAVKKYLTIREEGGDYTLERATAQAGLSADEKAAATRLLDSRKSIELKTQNHAAIRSAIEGLKDSLKNSQETVYFLTNKRYLIPGLVISALTLLAQVVAAEGVERKMLAGFMTIWLTGWSFGVFFLLMAVFRAWKAVMFGGVVNRVVSLVGALFITAFAVPFVGGEGFGIYMYSQATSPVSVAVLLTIVAVNVLFHYLLKAPTSAGRALLDKVEGFKMFLTAVDSDRLRRFEGPARTPELFEKYLPYALALDCEQQWADQFTDVLAKAAEAEQASAYSPSWYRGSNWNAFNPGGFASSFGSSFSSAVSSSSTPPGRSSGSSGGGSSGGGGGGGGGGGW encoded by the coding sequence ATGTCGCGGCTCGCTCTACTGCTCGCGTGCCTGCTCTCTCTCTCTACAGTTGCGCAGGACCTGCCGGAGATGCCGCCCGACGCCGCGGCAGAAGAACTGGCTGCCGCCGCCGAAGAACGTATCCTCTCCTTCCACAGCGACATTACCGTCTATCCGGACGCTTCCATGCTGGTGCGCGAGACCATCAAGGTGCGTTCCACCGGCGAGCAGATCAGGCGGGGCATCTACCGCGACTTTCCCACCCGCTACGAGGACAAGTTCGGCAACGCCTACCGCGTCGGCTTCGACATCGACGAGGTCCTGCGCGACGGCCGCCACGACGACTATCACACCGAGAGCCTGGAGAACGGCGTCCGCGTCTACATCGGCAACAAGGACGTCTTCCTCGATCCGGGCGAATACACTTACACTCTGGCCTACCGGACGCACCGCCAGCTCGGCTTCTTCCCCGACCACGACGAACTCTACTGGAACGTCACCGGCAACGGCTGGGGCTTCGCCATCGACAACGCTTCGGCCACCGTAACGCTGCCGCCTGGCATCGCGCGCGGCGACCTGAAGCTCGAAGGCTACACCGGCTACCAGGGTGCGACCGATCAGGACTACACCGCCGAGGTTTCCGAGGACGGCACGGCGCACTTCGCCACTACCAAAATGCTCGCTCCCAACCAGGGGCTGACCATCGTCGTCTCGTTTCCCAAAGGCGTCATCCCCGAGCCCACCCGCGACCAGAAGATCGCCTGGTTCCTGGCGGACAACCGTCCCGCGCTGGCGGCCGCCCTGGGCCTGTTGCTGGTGCTGGGCTACTACGTGGTCATCTGGCACCGCGTCGGGCGCGACCCGGATCCCGGCGCCATCATGCCGCTCTACGAGCCGCCGCAGCATCTCTCTCCCGCCGCCATGCGCCACCTGGTGAACATGGGATTCGACGACAAGACCTTCGCCGCCGCCGTCCTCAACATGGCGGTGAAGAAATACCTGACCATCCGCGAGGAGGGCGGCGACTACACGCTGGAACGCGCCACCGCCCAGGCCGGCCTCAGCGCTGACGAGAAGGCGGCCGCTACGCGCCTGCTGGATTCGCGCAAGTCCATCGAGCTCAAGACCCAAAACCACGCCGCCATTCGCAGCGCCATCGAAGGTCTGAAGGATTCGCTCAAGAACAGCCAGGAGACCGTCTATTTCCTCACCAACAAGCGTTATCTGATCCCGGGGCTCGTGATCTCCGCGCTCACACTGCTGGCGCAGGTGGTGGCGGCCGAGGGCGTCGAGCGCAAGATGCTCGCCGGCTTCATGACCATCTGGCTTACCGGCTGGTCGTTCGGCGTCTTTTTTCTGCTGATGGCCGTGTTCCGCGCGTGGAAGGCCGTGATGTTCGGCGGCGTCGTCAATCGCGTTGTGAGCCTAGTGGGAGCGCTGTTCATCACCGCCTTCGCCGTGCCCTTTGTAGGCGGCGAGGGATTCGGCATCTACATGTATTCGCAGGCGACTTCCCCGGTCTCGGTGGCCGTGCTGCTGACCATTGTGGCCGTGAACGTCCTGTTCCACTATCTGCTGAAGGCGCCCACCAGCGCCGGCCGCGCGCTGCTCGACAAGGTGGAAGGCTTCAAGATGTTCCTGACCGCCGTGGACAGCGACCGCCTGCGCCGCTTCGAGGGTCCGGCGCGCACGCCGGAGCTGTTCGAGAAGTATCTTCCGTACGCGCTCGCTCTCGATTGCGAACAGCAGTGGGCTGACCAGTTCACCGACGTCCTGGCCAAGGCCGCCGAGGCGGAACAGGCCTCTGCGTACTCTCCTTCCTGGTACCGGGGCTCGAACTGGAATGCCTTCAACCCCGGAGGATTCGCGTCCTCGTTCGGAAGCTCGTTCTCCAGCGCCGTGTCTTCTTCCTCGACACCTCCCGGCCGAAGCTCGGGCTCAAGCGGTGGCGGTTCTTCGGGAGGCGGCGGCGGCGGAGGCGGAGGCGGCGGCTGGTGA
- a CDS encoding kelch repeat-containing protein, translated as MRKRRLAISLWLLFVAGGAAQQAQAPAGLGTWSSLKPLYEPVSNNAVASLHQGKRTFLFSFLGIGPKKTWDAITAEASSFDTLSGEWARLPPVPGQAGRLAAAAAGVNDRVYLFGGYTVDAQGDEVSLPNVDIFDLKARGWRRGEDIPVPVDDMVVGVYRNRYVYLVSGWSQKDSVRNVQVYDTEKNRWLEATPIPGTPVFGHAGALAGDTIVYVGGAFRNPGGTNPRYVPSHEAWMGKIDPKDLTRITWTKIPGPPTRARYRIAAGAFGHRIVFSGGTDNPYNYDGRGYDGRPSEPVATTFAWNLDSGGWELLPDNPFPAMDHRGLATTREGLALVGGMEAGQKVSNRLSLLRITAR; from the coding sequence ATGAGGAAGCGCCGTCTCGCGATCAGCTTGTGGCTGCTGTTCGTCGCCGGCGGAGCCGCACAACAGGCGCAGGCTCCTGCCGGCCTTGGCACGTGGAGTTCGCTCAAGCCCCTCTACGAGCCGGTTTCCAACAACGCGGTCGCCTCGCTGCATCAGGGCAAGCGCACCTTCCTGTTCTCCTTCCTCGGGATCGGTCCGAAGAAGACATGGGACGCCATTACCGCCGAAGCCTCGTCGTTCGACACGCTCTCCGGCGAATGGGCCCGCCTGCCTCCCGTGCCCGGGCAGGCCGGGCGTCTGGCGGCGGCCGCCGCCGGCGTGAACGACCGCGTGTATCTCTTCGGAGGCTACACCGTGGACGCACAGGGCGACGAGGTTTCGCTTCCCAACGTGGATATCTTCGACCTCAAAGCCCGCGGCTGGCGGCGGGGAGAAGATATCCCCGTGCCCGTGGACGACATGGTGGTCGGCGTCTACCGCAATCGCTACGTCTACCTGGTCAGCGGGTGGTCGCAGAAGGACAGCGTGCGCAACGTCCAGGTCTACGACACGGAGAAGAACCGCTGGCTCGAGGCCACGCCCATCCCCGGCACGCCCGTCTTCGGGCATGCCGGCGCCCTGGCCGGGGATACCATCGTGTACGTGGGTGGAGCTTTCAGGAATCCCGGGGGGACGAATCCTCGTTACGTGCCTTCCCACGAAGCCTGGATGGGGAAGATCGATCCCAAGGACCTTACCCGCATCACCTGGACCAAGATTCCGGGGCCGCCCACCCGGGCCCGCTATCGCATCGCCGCCGGAGCCTTCGGCCACCGCATTGTGTTCTCCGGCGGCACCGACAATCCCTACAACTATGACGGCCGCGGCTATGATGGCCGGCCCTCCGAGCCTGTCGCCACAACCTTCGCCTGGAACCTGGACTCCGGCGGCTGGGAACTGCTGCCCGACAATCCCTTTCCCGCCATGGACCACCGCGGCCTGGCAACCACCCGCGAAGGCCTCGCTCTGGTCGGCGGCATGGAAGCGGGCCAGAAAGTCTCTAACCGCTTGAGCCTTTTACGCATTACCGCACGGTGA
- the lexA gene encoding transcriptional repressor LexA, with translation MALTRRQRQLYDFIAGFVQQNGYSPSFEEIREGLGLNSLATVHKHVTNLEKKGLLKRGYNRSRSIDLLPPRGKMRQALAAPVTLPLMGRIAAGRPIEGVENPETINFSDFTRSKDVYVLEVSGDSMQDEHIVEGDYILVEKTQVAVNGELVVALVDGAETTLKRIYREGDYVRLQPSNAAMQPITVPAASVQIQGRVIGVLRKY, from the coding sequence ATGGCACTGACCCGGAGGCAACGCCAACTCTACGATTTCATTGCCGGCTTCGTCCAGCAGAACGGCTATTCGCCTTCCTTCGAAGAGATCCGCGAGGGTCTGGGGCTGAACTCGCTGGCCACAGTGCACAAGCACGTGACCAACCTGGAGAAGAAAGGACTTCTGAAGCGGGGCTACAACCGCAGCCGCTCCATCGACCTGCTGCCGCCGCGGGGCAAGATGCGGCAGGCGCTGGCCGCGCCCGTGACGCTGCCCCTGATGGGCAGAATCGCCGCGGGACGGCCAATCGAAGGAGTGGAGAACCCGGAGACCATTAACTTCTCCGATTTCACCCGCTCGAAGGACGTCTACGTGCTCGAGGTCAGCGGCGATTCCATGCAGGACGAACACATCGTCGAGGGTGACTACATCCTGGTGGAGAAGACCCAGGTGGCGGTGAACGGCGAACTGGTGGTGGCGCTGGTGGACGGCGCCGAGACCACGCTGAAGCGCATCTACCGCGAAGGGGATTACGTCCGCCTGCAGCCGTCGAACGCCGCCATGCAGCCCATCACCGTGCCCGCCGCCTCGGTGCAGATTCAGGGGCGGGTGATCGGAGTGCTGCGCAAGTACTGA
- a CDS encoding ABC transporter substrate-binding protein — translation MSPTLELRIGMTVSLTGRHWRQARQALDGLRTWAAWMDQQGGFRMGDLVRRVRVIYYDDEDRADLARENVARLLDKDRVHALFGPYSSFLTEAVAPVAEERGRILWSHGGNCDSLYRYGRRGVVSISSPASRYLTDLPTWLEKEAPELRTICVVYEAQGAYAFEIADGLLETAMGRASHQTSMMPAGALSQHIGSLVRELGTRRPQVVVLAAAFDDEVQLLRTRADWPDSVRKVVAVAGGFLDLREELERSTEGIIGPSQWEPELRFPDALGPDTDWFLAHFEDRFRRPPDYPAAAALAAAVIFGECVARTGTFRDAALREAADALDCHTLFGRFRVDDRGQQIGHRVVLVEWRGGAKAVIAGAPRAAVC, via the coding sequence GTTGCGCATCGGGATGACGGTATCGCTGACCGGACGCCATTGGCGGCAGGCACGGCAGGCGCTCGACGGGCTGCGCACTTGGGCGGCGTGGATGGACCAGCAGGGCGGCTTCCGCATGGGCGACCTGGTGCGCCGCGTGCGCGTCATTTATTACGACGACGAAGACCGCGCCGACTTGGCGCGCGAGAACGTCGCGCGCCTTCTGGATAAGGACCGTGTGCACGCCCTCTTCGGCCCGTACTCCAGCTTCCTCACCGAAGCGGTGGCGCCCGTGGCCGAGGAGCGCGGCCGCATCCTGTGGAGTCACGGCGGCAATTGCGACAGCCTCTATCGCTACGGTCGCCGCGGCGTGGTCAGCATCTCGAGTCCGGCCAGCCGCTATCTCACCGACCTCCCCACATGGCTGGAGAAGGAAGCGCCGGAGCTGCGCACCATCTGCGTGGTGTACGAAGCGCAAGGTGCCTACGCCTTCGAAATCGCCGACGGGCTGCTGGAGACGGCCATGGGTCGCGCCAGCCATCAGACCAGCATGATGCCCGCCGGCGCGCTCTCCCAGCACATCGGCTCTCTGGTGCGCGAGCTGGGGACGCGGCGTCCGCAGGTCGTGGTGCTGGCGGCGGCATTCGACGACGAAGTGCAGTTGCTGCGGACGCGCGCGGACTGGCCGGATTCGGTAAGGAAGGTGGTGGCGGTGGCCGGCGGCTTCCTGGACCTGCGGGAGGAACTCGAGCGCAGCACCGAAGGGATCATCGGCCCCAGCCAGTGGGAACCGGAGCTGCGCTTTCCGGATGCACTCGGCCCGGACACAGACTGGTTCCTGGCCCACTTTGAAGACCGGTTTCGCCGGCCGCCGGACTATCCTGCCGCGGCGGCGCTGGCGGCCGCGGTCATTTTCGGTGAGTGTGTCGCACGCACGGGCACGTTCCGGGACGCGGCGCTGCGCGAAGCGGCGGACGCGCTCGATTGCCATACCCTGTTCGGCCGCTTCCGCGTGGACGACCGCGGGCAGCAAATCGGCCATCGTGTGGTGCTGGTGGAGTGGCGGGGCGGCGCCAAGGCCGTCATCGCCGGCGCACCGCGGGCGGCCGTTTGCTAG